ACTAAAATCCCACCTGTCTGCGCCATTGCTTCAACAATTAATACTCCAGGCATAACCGGTGCTTCAGGAAAATGTCCTACAAAGAAATTTTCGTTCATCGTAACATTCTTCAATCCAACCACATGACGATCAGACATTTCGATAATTCTGTCGATTAACAAAAATGGAGGTCTGTGAGGAAGCATTGACATAATTTTGTGAATATCCATCAAAGGCTCCTGATTCAAATCATAAACCGGAACATGATTTCTTTGTTCGATTTTAATGATTTTAGCAAGTTTTTTAGCAAATTGAGTATTTACAAAATGACCTGGTTTATTAGCAATAATTTTTCCTTGAATACGTACTCCAATTAGAGATAAATCCCCAATAACATCAAGCAATTTATGTCTTGCTGCTTCGTTTGGATAATGCAGGGTAAGGTTATCTAAAACTCCGTTTGGTTTTACAGAAATTTCATCCTTTCCAAAAGCTTTCTTTAAATTCTCCATTGTAGACTCAGAAATCTCTTTATCTACGTAAACAATAGCATTATTTAAATCACCTCCTTTAATAAGTCCGTTTTCTAACAATGATTCTAATTCATGTAAAAAACTGAAAGTTCTTGAGTTTGCGATTTCTTCTTTAAAATCTGCAATGCTTTTAAGTGTAGCATTCTGAGTACCTAAAACTTTAGTACCAAAATCTACCATTGTAGTAACTTGATAATCATCGCTTGGCATAACAAGAATTTCACTTCCTGTAGCTTCGTCAGTAAACGAAATAACTTCTTTTACTACATAAACATTACGGCTTGCGTCTTGTTCTTCAATACCAGCTTTTTCAATTGCTTCAACAAAATATTTTGATGAACCGTCCATAATAGGAAGTTCAGAGGCATTTAATTCAATAATAATATTGTCCAAGTCGCAGCCAACTACTGCTGCTAACACG
This portion of the Flavobacterium gelatinilyticum genome encodes:
- a CDS encoding bifunctional UDP-3-O-[3-hydroxymyristoyl] N-acetylglucosamine deacetylase/3-hydroxyacyl-ACP dehydratase; translated protein: MVKQKTIKNEISLTGVGLHTGKEVTMTFKPAPINNGFTFVRVDLQGQPVIEADANYVVNTQRGTNLEKLGVKIQTPEHVLAAVVGCDLDNIIIELNASELPIMDGSSKYFVEAIEKAGIEEQDASRNVYVVKEVISFTDEATGSEILVMPSDDYQVTTMVDFGTKVLGTQNATLKSIADFKEEIANSRTFSFLHELESLLENGLIKGGDLNNAIVYVDKEISESTMENLKKAFGKDEISVKPNGVLDNLTLHYPNEAARHKLLDVIGDLSLIGVRIQGKIIANKPGHFVNTQFAKKLAKIIKIEQRNHVPVYDLNQEPLMDIHKIMSMLPHRPPFLLIDRIIEMSDRHVVGLKNVTMNENFFVGHFPEAPVMPGVLIVEAMAQTGGILVLSTVPDPENYLTYFMKIDNVKFKHKVLPGDTLIFKCELISPIRRGICHMQANAYANGKLVTEAELMAQIARKQ